gctttttaatttaaGGAAAGAGGAATATGATATAATTTCAATTTGTGATAAGATAAGATGTTCTCGATATTGCGGCTTCAATTGGATTACATCCTAATGTACTTTGTAAAGTGTCAGGCTGGCTGCAGATTAAggtgtgtgtgtgatattctTTATTAACAACGTAATGGGCCACATTCGCGCCATCCGTCTTCATCAGCGTTTCCGGCCCACCTGGGAGACCTCGTGAGTGCAGACTCTGAAACCCCGGCCTTGGGGTGGGAGGGCTAGCAGGAGACCCCCAGGTGGACCAGCACAATGGCAGGGCCccagggggggcaggggaggggggcccgGGGCAGGAGGGCCCCAACAGCCGAAGCTCTAGAGGCTTGGGGGGTGAATGGGAGCCAAAGCAGCCTCAGAGGGAGGGAGGTCCCAGCCTCCACGAGGCAGGGTGCGAGGTCTGTGGCacggtgggtgggaggaggggctgagaccCCAGTCCTCCAGCCGCAGCCCTGCCCGTGGGTTACGAgctgctgggccctggggacatGACCCAAGTTTACAAGTATGGCCCACAAAGTGTTCTGGGCACCCCGGGCTCCAGGATGCCCTGAAACCCGTTTTGGGGGCTTGatgagccccccccaccccgaccggCAGTACGCACAGTCCCAGGCAGGAAGCGAGGCACATGCGGGAGGCCCTCCCGGGGCAGGACCAAGGCGCAGGGGGAGGGAGCCATGGGCTCTGTTCTTGCCTCTGGGCCCAGAGGCTCCAGCGAGGCCGGCTGCTGGGTCAGCAGGACTTTCTCTGCGGACACACGGAGGGGCAgctggccctggggctggggggccagGAGGGATGTGAGTGGGTGGGGAGGACCCAGCTCAGACCCACGAGGCAGCACATGGGCTGCCCTTTCTTCCCGGGACCCCAGAGACACGGGGTGGACATGAAGTCCACACAGAGATGTCATTTGCGGGGTGATAGCGGCTCCCGCCCAGGCCCCGCCGGACAGGGTCGCCGCACCCGCATCCTCCCAGATCAAGGCCAAGGGCACCAAAATCCAGGGCCCGCCACGCCTGACATGTGACCCCGGGCACTCCTCCGTGACTCGGTTTCCCCTCGTGTCAAAGTGACGGAGTGCCGCCTAACGCTCCCCCGTTTCTGTGGAGGTCTGCTCCCCAGGTGGCCCCAATGACCCCAGCCCGCTAGCCCTGCCCCCCCAAGGACAGCCCTGCTGCCCCGTCTCCCTCCAGCCTCTGTCCCTGCCGTGTGACCTGAGaaggcccttcccctctctgggccttgatcCCCTTCTCCAGAATGGGAGGGGGTCACAGGGGCTGAGATACCGTCCACGGGAAGGGCCAAGGCAGCCTCACCCATCACAGACGGAGACCCCCATCCAGGGGGGCcacccagggcaggggctgggggaggagggttgGGTCTAGTCAGTGGAGATTACAGGGGTGAGGCGTAGCCTCCGCCGTTATTTAGAGCTGTATATGAAGCCTCCGCTCCTGGCAGGGGGCTGTGTGCGACGGGGTCGCTGCAGTGAGCCCCTCTCTGGCATCCCTGGGCCTCCGGTCCCCTGAGCGCTGTGCAGACCCCTACGTGGGGAGGGGGCCGAGGCCGGGGACGGGTCCGGGCTCCCTCTCTGGGTCTGGGAGACTAGGCCTTCAGCTCTGCGACGCCCCAGAAAATCCCCCCAGAGACCTTGCACCCCCAGATTCCTGCACCCCTCCATTTCCCTGGGGACCCCTGGTGGGCACTCTGCCCCGGGGAAGCACAGGTTCCCCCAGGCCCGGGTGGGGCCTCTGTGACCGCGCCCCGGGCTCAGGCAGGGCCTCTCTCCTGGTACCGTTGCTACCCATGTGCGCAGGAGAGAAAACCGAGGCCTGCAAAGGCTCCTGGCTGGTCCAATGTCCCCGCTTGGGACACGGgtttcactcaacaaacacttgCTGCACTCCTACCAtgttctgggtgctggggacacagctgtGCCAGGGACAGACGAGCTCCCTGACTCGGGGAATGTCCGTCTTAGAGAACACAAAACCAATACCTAAGTCCAGAAGGTGACCTCCAAGTGAGAAAACCTGCTGGGGTGGCCGGCAGAGAGCCAGGGGGCTCGGGAGACCTCTCTGAGGAGGGCACGGCTAAGCAGACACCTGAAAAATAAGGAGCCATCCTTGTGGGGGATGGGGTTCCAGACAGAGGCaccagccagtgcaaaggccctgtgctGTGTCTGCTTGGAGCCCTGTGAacagagcgagcgggggaggggaagtgggaggcCAGCCCAAGCCCCGCCTTCCCGGGTGGGCGGGGCATGCAGGAGCCCCGCCCCGCACCCCACACCGGCCCACTCCCCTCCCTGAGATCCCCCAGATTTGTACTCTGCCAGCCCTCAGTCCATGGGTTTCTGCCCTGAACGTCCTTCAGTTAGTTGGGGCCACGAGCCTTGGACCCACAAGGCCTCAGAGGCTTTGACGATGTGTGTGCGCTGAGTGTCAGGAGCCCAGGAACGGCCCACCTTTAAGAGCCCCCCCCACGAAGACATCCCCCTCCCCAGGTCTACTGATGGGAACACTGGTCTTTCTGGGCCCCGTGTGGGGAGAGAAAGGCCCAGACACGTATTGAGCGCCTCCTGTATGCAGACAGCGCAGCCTTGGAACCACACAGCAGACGTGGGCTTGCGTCTGGCTCATTAGCTGTGCCTTCCGGAAACTTCtaggcagggggtggggtctgGGCGGGTCCCCCAAGTTGGGGCGGGGCCTGGTGAAGCcaggccccacctccacccagggGTGGCCGTCCCAGGGCCTCCCCTCCTGCTCTGCCCGCTGGCTGAATGGACACTGCAGGACCTGGTAGCCCTGTGTCCCCAAGGTCACGTGCATGCGTGTCCTGCCATCACAGTGTCCACGGGGTCTGCAGGCCCCGGCCCCGGCAGGGAGCATGAGGCCTGACCACCAGCAGGGCTCTGTTGCCGAGCACCAGCCTGTGCCCGGCCGGCACCCCAGGGAGCAGCCGTGGGGAGGGGCACACCCTCACCCTGCGGGGACGCCTGAGGCGCGTGTCCCCAGctgtccccccagccccccctccccgggctgTCCTGGCTGGGGACGGCATGGCGTCCTTGGAATCCTTGCCCACCCCCGTCTCAAAGACTCCACACGCACCCCAGCCCGCCAGGGGCTCCCTGAGCCTCGGGGGAGGggcccaggctccaggcccaggcccCACCTAACGCTGTGTAGCTTCAGGGGGGTCGcatggcctctctgagcctgtttccttgtctgtaaaacacAGCTTCCCCGGGTCTCCGCTGCCCCGTCCCCGCTGGCtggccctctgcctccccctggtGGTGAAGAGGCCACACTGCCGCCGGCCCAGGTGTCCAGAAGCACCCCCATGGCCGGGTCGGTCCTCACAGCCTGCGTGCAGCCCAGCTGTAGGTCGTCAGAGGCTCAGAGGGGGCGGGGCTCTGGCCCACGGCCACAGAGCTGAGCGTCTCTGCATCGTGTCTGTACCAGGCAGCCACCCTCCCTGTCCCATGTCACAGCCTGACCTCAGGTCCCAAGAGTCCCCGGCTGAGACCCTCCAGCACCCCGTAAAGGCAACAGGATGCAGTGGGAGCCCCGTGGGGCCCCGGCCTACTCAGCAGGGTCTCCCCGCTGTGTCCTGCCTGGGACGCATGGGGTCTCGACCCCGTCTGCCACCAGGCTGGGGAGTGTTGGTGCTGTGGCACTGCTGAGGGTCCACGAGGACCGCCGCAGCGGGCTCCCACCGTGGCTGGGGACAGCACAGACACACGCCAGCTCCCCACACAAAAGGGGACACTGAGGCCTGGGTCCCCCGAGTGCGGGCAGTGCTGGGCAGGGGCTCTGGGTGAGCTGCCGGGAACCCGCGCCCCTTCAGCCTTCTCTGCCTTGGCCACGCCCTCTCTCCGCCAGAGGTCGGGAAAGGCGGTGAGCCCCACTCCCTGCTGGACACCAGCAATGATGCTTCCAGCCCAGGGCATAGCTCACCTCCGCCCTAAAGGCCAAGGTCACAGATCTCGAGCTTTGGAGATCGTGCGTGGGGCCCGCACCTGAGTGAAGCTGGCACAGACTCGCTCTGTGCCGGGCTCCTGTCCCTGGAGCCGGGCCGGGAAGCAGCTTAAATGCCCATCTCTGAGGGTCCAGGCCAGCCCAGGGAGGGTCAGCGCCTGCTCAAGGCCACAGACACGTCCACGCTGGCACAGAACTGGATGCCGGCCACGACCTCCAGGCCGCCCGGGGAGCCCGTGGCGCACAGGAGAGGGAGCCAGGCCACGTGGTCAGTTTCTTTATTGAGACCGCTCAGACCCCACAGACAGGGTGGCCCaggtccccacccccacagtgCCGGCCCTGTCCGGGTCAAGGGCGAGGGTCCTGCGTCCCCGCCAGGCAGCTCACTCAGGGGTTTTGCTTCTGCCCTTCAGGGACCAGATCCTGGACAAGCGGAACTTGGGGTTCTTCCTCTGGTCCCCGCTGCTTCTGTggaggtctgggggtggggggacggacACTGAGGACACTGCCCCTGCCGAGAAcgcccttccctcccacccaccagaGCCCTCCCCGGGCCCCCGGAGCCTGTAGGAAGCCAGCCCCTCCGCCCTCCCTCGTGGGAACCACCTACGCGCCGGCCTTTagagccccccgccccacccccggcACCGGCCACGCCCCTCGCCCCGACCACAGGATCAGGAGCTGCCGGTTGGGGCTCCTCCGAGCGGTGGGAAGCTTGCTCCCTTGGGGTGAGCCTTTCTGTCCTCAGGCCGCATCTGCCGGATGGGGCCTGGCACCCACCCCACGGGAGGCCCGGCTCCTACCGCTCCCACAGTTACCCAGATTCTGGATCATGTTCTGAAGCACCTCGTCCTCCTCTTGCTCTCTGAAACGGGGGCGGTGTGGCAGTGAGGGCGGCGGGCCTCTGTCGGACTCACGCCCGAGCCTTGAGCCCACCTGACACCTGCATCAGccgctctccccgccccctcggCTGACCCTCTCGGGGTCCAGACCCTCCCCCGTGCCATGGGGACAGAAGGGCCCCAGGAGGACCTGGGGGCAAGCTCATAGAGGGACGCGTCTTAAGAACCTCGGCCACTGACTGTGCGTGGCCTCGGCAGGCCCCTCGTTTACACATGGGGACAGAAACGCCCCGTCGGGGTGGTCACGAAGCTGGCGGCCCAGCGCCGCACCAGGAGACACAGGTGGCTGTGtgcatttagtaaaaaaaaagtgtaagtttCTCTCCTCTGTTGCACGGGTCACACTGCAAGTGCCCAGTAGCCACCTGTGGCTGCCACGGTGAGCCAGTCGCGGCATAGAACGTTTCCGTCCTCGCGAAACTCCGTCAGCAGGCGCTGAGCCCCGAGGGTCAGGGAACACGGGGCTCGAGGGGCTTTGTCGGGGAGAACCTCTGAGCCGGGCTGCCTAGGCTGGGTCTGCCTTTGGGCTCAGCGCCCCCGCCTGCAGCGGGGCGGGGTCTTGGACCTTCCTgccggtggggcgggggggaggttcCGAGCACGAGGTGGCCAGTCCAGACCTGGCACGGAGGAGCCAGGGTTCTAGCGCCCCATCGCCTGGGCCCCAAGACCCCGGCCTCACCTGAGCCGGTCCTCCTCCAGGACGTCCACAATGCTGCTGCGGTCATCCACCGTATTCACGTACTGGCTTAGCAGATCCTGCTCCCGCTGCCGGTCCTGGGAGGACTTCAGACTCTCTGCAGGGACAGCCTGCCTTTAGCGGCAGCCCTGCTGTCCCAACCTGCTCAGGGACACACTGTCCCCACTCCTCAGGGTCAGGCTCctccactgggggtggggggagggcctcGGGAGCGACTGGACGGAGCCCGCCCTTCTGCAGTGAACTCCTGGCAGTGcgggatggacggacggatgggcGGACCAGTGAGTCGacgacggatggatggatggacagatgagtggatggacGGGTGGACGGGTGGGCGAGTGGAGGGAGGAGTGGAAGAACGGCCAGATCAGAGACCTGGCGCTGCTTGCCCCATCCCACGGCAAGGAAAGGCAGAGTCGGGACCGCCGGGGCCCGAGCCCCTGCCCCGGGCCCTCGGCCACGCCATCCACAAAACCGACAGGCCGCGCTAGTCTGGGCTGTGTGCGCCTACATATTAGCTCACTTAGTCGCTGCGGCTGAGGGCGGTGGAGGCTAGCGTCCCCACTTTGCAAGCACGGAGGGGTCGAGTGCCCCGGCCAAGGACGCACAGCCAGGCGTGGGGGAGCACAGACTCGACCCCGGGCTCCAGAATGTGTGCCATAACCGCAACCCATGAGCCCCCCCAAGGGGtggccacccaggcagcccgcTGGAGGGGCCTGGGAATGCCACGTCCGTGCCCGCGGCCAGGACTGAGCGCCACCCCTGGCGGGCCGGGCTCCCGCTGGTGGGCGGGACGCACCGGGCTTGGCCATCAGCCGACGGAGCTCCCCCTCCAGGTCCAGCTGCTGCTCTGCTAGGCGCTGGTCCTTGGCCCTGCCGAGGGGACACAGGCGTGAGGCCCGCCCCGCCTGGCCGGCCGCCCCGCGGCCTGAGCCCAGCCTGCACCCGGAGGCGGCGGCCACGTCGGGGAGGGCCCTTCGGGCAAAGACCCCTCACTTGTACATCAGCTCCGACTCCTGCCTCAGCAGCAGCTGCTTATCGTGAATGAGCTGGAACCAGTCGACCATGAGCGCGTCCTCCGAggcatctggggggggggggggggggcagggacggGTCAGGCCGGGCACGCGGGAGGGGGCTGGCCCGGCCCGGGGCGGCGTGCACGTGGCTCACCCCCCTCGGCCGCACGCAGACGCTTCTCCAGCTCCACGCCCTTGAGTTCCAGGGCGTCCAGCTGCCTGGCAATGTTCTGCATCTGTCTCTGGATCTCCTCGGGCACGTAGTCAGGGTGCAGCTGGGGACAGAGGGGTGCTGAGGGGCGGTCGGAGAGGCCGGGCCGTGCACCTTACCCACCTGCACCCTGGCCCGCTCACCTTGCTGGCGCTGGTCACTGCCTTgccaggcagggtgggggcgcCGGCCGAGCTCACGGGCCTCCCTGGAGAGGGCAAGACAAGTCTCCTTCCTGGACCTGGGGGCGCCAGGCCCAACGCGACCCAGATCCCGCCTGCCCGGgatgcccctgccccacccagcaGGCCGTGAGAAGTGCACCGCGCCCGACCTCGGTCCCCACCCGCCCCCGGGTCAGCAGCCGGACAACCCCATCCGGCGAGCTGCCGAGAGCGAACGCCCCATCATCGCCAGGCCAGTCGGGTGCCGGGAGGAGCCGGGGCCTCTGTCCGGTCGGCGATGGCGGGGAAGTGCTGGGGGGGCTGGGTCCCAGGTCCCGTAGGCTCCGGGCCGCCCCTCCCGCCTGCATTGCTCAGAGCTGCAGGCGTGCCCCAGGCTGCTGCCTTCCCTCCGTCCTGGGCCCCGTGGGCTCGTCACCCTGCAAACCCCACCAGACGCTCCCTCCTCAGATGAGCCCCTTCCTCTGCATCCCAGATAGCATGGGGGCCGGTGTCTCGGGGCTGACCTGGTGCGTCCTGAGCAGggggcttctctttctccttcttccagcTCCCGGCTGCGGCTTCCTGCTTCCGGGGCTCAGGACAAAGCCAGTCTCCAGAAACGTCCAGGCTGGCAGGGACAGCCAGCTTCCTGCGGTGGGTTGGGGTCGGGGccggggacagggagggggatgCGGCTGCCcgagggcaggggacagggtcACGTGTCGAGCCAGCAGGTTCGTCGCCCTCCCCCCTGCGGCTTCCCCAACCCGGGGCCCCACAGGCCAACATGGGGTCAGTCCTCACAGCCCCGTGCCCACGTCCACACAGGGAGGGAGGTCTGTACCCTCGACAGCACAGGGGCAGATGAGCCCAGGGGACTGGAGACccgctcaaggtcacacaggaagaAGTGTGGGGGGCCGGATGTGGATCCAGGGGCAGCTGAGTGTGCGGGAACAGCCACGCTTACACGTGTGCAAGCGTAAAGGCACGCATAGGCCGCCACCCCCACACCAGCTCCTCGGGCACCCCGGGGCCGGGTTCCCGCCCAGTATTACCTGAGAGGCCGGGCCCAGGGCTCGCTGCGCCCCGTGTCCTCTCAGGCCCAAGAGGGGCCGGGGGGGTGTGGACGTGCCCCGCAGAGCTCCCAGGGACCTTCCCGGGTGCCTCGCCCGCCCTAGGCTCTCCCAGGACCCGCGGCTCCTTCGACTCCGGACCCCTAGACAGAGGGCAGGGGGTCAGCCAAGGGGGGCACGGGccatcccccacacccccacgCTGGAGGCCAGGAAGGAGCCCACGGCATAGCTCCAAGCACACGCACCCGACCGGCTGTGAACCCGCAGAACACAGGTGCGTGTTCACACACGCACCCAGCTCTGTGGGTGGGAGCACGTGCTCAGCTGATGCGCCCCGGGACCCAGACACCCGCCCTGGGGCAGGTCCCCAAGTGTGCTGCCTGCCCTTGGGCATCGTACTACGCGGGGGGCGACCACTCTGCACGGTGACCCTGGACCGGCACGTCCGGCCCCCGGGGTGGGTGCGTGTGACTGTCTGGCCAGGGTACCCGTGGCCTCGTTCAAGGAAGGCTGCGGCAGCCTCTCCCTTCCCCGTCCTAACCGAGCCCCTTCCCCGCTCCGGGCTCAGGCCTGGTGGGCACCCACCAGCCCATGGCTgtcatccccctgcccaccctcccaaCCTTCCAGCTACATGAAGGGAATGCAGGCCGGTGTGACGGCCCCCACCTCGCTCGGGCTGTTGCAAACTGGCTTCTGCTACGGGAGAGAGGTCCGGGCGGCTGTGCACAGACCCCTCccatgggtgcctcagtcggtccATGTGCCGTCATTTACCTGCAGGCGTCTGCTGACGTGTGCCAGGCCCGGTGCTAGCCCTGGGCGACAGGCCACCGCTcaggccccacccacccctcaccTCTCAGCAGGGTTTTTCTTCTCCACAGGCTTCAGGCGGGCCCTCCATCCTGCCGGCCCATCCTCCTGGCCTTCCTGGGGGCTGGCACTGGGGCCTAGGTGAGGGCAGGGACACAGgtcatgggcggggggggggggggtgttccgGGTAAGGGGGGTCTGCTGGGAAAGGCTGGATCTCCCCGCCTCCACCTGCCTGCAGCCGTCCCCTCTCAGGTGAACACAGAGCAGCCCGGCCCACGGGAAGGAGTCCGGCTGGGAATCGGGCTCAGGACTTCAAGCCTGACCAGCTGTGCTGTGTGTGCTCAGGGGAATcgctcccctctctgagcctcaacttccCCTGCTTCCAAATGGGTGAGGGTGTGGCCAGGTGAGGCCCGCGGATGCCGAGTGAGCTGTGCGTCTGCCGGGCGTGTGGCTAAGCCGTGATAGCCCGTCGGCAGGCCCCCTTGGCTCAGAACGGAGTGGCTTTCATGATGGGGGCTCAGCCAAAGGAGCGAGCTCGGCAAAACCCTCTGCGCGGGGTGCTCTCTGAGCCCGGCTCACTGCGCAGCACTAAGAGACGTCCAGGCGCCCGGAAGAGAGCCACCTCTGTAGTTCCGCAAAAAAGCGTGAGGAGCAGCCCAGGAAAGTGAGGCCATGAAACGAGATGCGGTCCAAGGGGGCCCCGTGTCCAGGGGGCCCCGGGACCCTCAGAGCACAGGGCACCATCGTCGGAacagggcaggaaggaaagaCGTACTCGGGAACCGTGGATGTAGAGCCTCGTGGGAGGCGGTGACCCCGTGGCCGGGGCAGAGCAGGAGCACGGTGGCTGCCTGCCCGCCCGCACCGTCACTGGGGACACGGCGCTGTCGGGCTGGGACGGCGGGGCGGGTGAGCGGTGGCCGTCTGGCCGCGCCACGCCGAGGGGCGTCTGCCACCGCTAACTTGGAGTGAGGCGGACCCGGGAGAGAGCGAGGGCCGGCGGCTGCTGTGGAGCGGCGTGAGCGACGGGGACACGGAGCGGGAGCCTGGGCGCCAGGCCAGAAGCCGGCAGATCTCCGGGGAGCGCAGTGGCAGACCcgggctcccccaccccagcccgcaTCGGGGGAGCTCTTACCCTTCGCCAGTGGGACCTCCGGCTTCAGCCTGGAGCCAGCACCCGCCTTGCCAGCCCCCGAGGATACAGGCGAGCTCTGGGGTGGCGGGGAAGCCCGCGAGGTGGTGCCTCTGCTTAGGggggctggtggctcagtcctCGCAGGGGGATTAAGGGCTTGGGGAGATGCCAGCCGTGACAGCTTGGCCGCTGGACTTGCTCGTGGCCCTTCCGTTCTGGTATAGGATTTCAGAGCAGGGGAGGTGACTGGGGAGGGCCTACAGGTGAGAGAGGAGGCATCAGGCACAGGTGAATCCAGGAGCCCTTCCAACCATGCCTCCCAGGCAGAAGCCCCTCAGCCTCCCCTGGCAGCTGGTTCCTAATGCCCACCCTCCTGAGGGAGATAGCCCCTCCGAGGGACAGGCCAAGGGCACCCACTTCTGACACAGCTGTATAGCGGCACCTGATTCTACCTTCCTGTTTAATTTCGGCATCAGCTGAGATTAAAATACCCCAAAACACACCCCTCGTGGGGCGTGGGATagcccccccaggcccccccttCCATCTACCTGCCTAGAGGCACCTGGGGCTCACTGTGGGCGCCCTGCCCAGAGCCGTGGACCAGCCGGGCCTGCCTAGCCCCACCCTCAGCAACACGCTCGAGGCCTCCACAGGGCTGCCTGTCACTGGGCCGCCCTGCATCCCCTGGGGCACACCTGCGTGCAGGGAGCAGGGCTGCGGGCACCGAGCAGGGCCCAGGGCGGCAAGCTGGGCGCCTCCTCCAGCCAGGGCAGCTGCTCTGTGCCCTGTTCTCCCTCTGAAGCCACTTTCTCTCCCCCCTGCTCTCTGGGCCCAGGGCAGCCAGGAGGAGGGGGTCCCCCACGCA
This window of the Neofelis nebulosa isolate mNeoNeb1 chromosome 18, mNeoNeb1.pri, whole genome shotgun sequence genome carries:
- the MICALL2 gene encoding MICAL-like protein 2 isoform X4, whose translation is MAAIKALQQWCRQQCEGYRDVSITNMTTSFRDGLAFCAILHRHRPDLLNFDALKKENIYENNKLAFRVAEEQLGIPALLDAEDMVALKVPDRLSILTYVSQYYNYFRGRSPIGGMAGIKRPPSGSDEEPSGKKALPQLAGPSPTPAQGRPLSPASTKPATQWKDGSSEGPLRKTGQASAGSSISSTCGVCGKHVHLVQRHMADGRLYHRNCFRPSPVTSPALKSYTRTEGPRASPAAKLSRLASPQALNPPARTEPPAPLSRGTTSRASPPPQSSPVSSGAGKAGAGSRLKPEVPLAKGPSASPQEGQEDGPAGWRARLKPVEKKNPAERGPESKEPRVLGEPRAGEAPGKVPGSSAGHVHTPPAPLGPERTRGAASPGPGLSAASPSLSPAPTPTHRRKLAVPASLDVSGDWLCPEPRKQEAAAGSWKKEKEKPPAQDAPGRPVSSAGAPTLPGKAVTSASKLHPDYVPEEIQRQMQNIARQLDALELKGVELEKRLRAAEGDASEDALMVDWFQLIHDKQLLLRQESELMYKAKDQRLAEQQLDLEGELRRLMAKPESLKSSQDRQREQDLLSQYVNTVDDRSSIVDVLEEDRLREQEEDEVLQNMIQNLDLHRSSGDQRKNPKFRLSRIWSLKGRSKTPE
- the MICALL2 gene encoding MICAL-like protein 2 isoform X3, producing the protein MAAIKALQQWCRQQCEGYRDVSITNMTTSFRDGLAFCAILHRHRPDLLNFDALKKENIYENNKLAFRVAEEQLGIPALLDAEDMVALKVPDRLSILTYVSQYYNYFRGRSPIGGMAGIKRPPSGSDEEPSGKKALPQLAGPSPTPAQGRPLSPASTKPATQWKDGSSEGPLRKTGQASAGSSISSTCGVCGKHVHLVQRHMADGRLYHRNCFRTQQARESFFQTPTAAPSPAGRAPAPADVPSGDGGREQALSFLQKTLPGLRDTGAQEPGRPSPVTSPALKSYTRTEGPRASPAAKLSRLASPQALNPPARTEPPAPLSRGTTSRASPPPQSSPVSSGAGKAGAGSRLKPEVPLAKGPSASPQEGQEDGPAGWRARLKPVEKKNPAERGPESKEPRVLGEPRAGEAPGKVPGSSAGHVHTPPAPLGPERTRGAASPGPGLSAASPSLSPAPTPTHRRKLAVPASLDVSGDWLCPEPRKQEAAAGSWKKEKEKPPAQDAPGRPVSSAGAPTLPGKAVTSASKLHPDYVPEEIQRQMQNIARQLDALELKGVELEKRLRAAEGDASEDALMVDWFQLIHDKQLLLRQESELMYKAKDQRLAEQQLDLEGELRRLMAKPESLKSSQDRQREQDLLSQYVNTVDDRSSIVDVLEEDRLREQEEDEVLQNMIQNLDLHRSSGDQRKNPKFRLSRIWSLKGRSKTPE
- the MICALL2 gene encoding MICAL-like protein 2 isoform X2, which gives rise to MVALKVPDRLSILTYVSQYYNYFRGRSPIGGMAGIKRPPSGSDEEPSGKKALPQLAGPSPTPAQGRPLSPASTKPATQWKDGSSEGPLRKTGQASAGSSISSTCGVCGKHVHLVQRHMADGRLYHRNCFRCKQCSNTLHSGAYRATAEPGVFVCSSHHPEATSASPTLQRLAPRQPRAVASDSKPPRAPWKAQEANGHRDTGTKARPAAWEPVVGNSTPKGVAPTTTEPRATASSHVHAGSPAGSSAGPLGGKANVPVANSSPRGWSSLGQDRAAVGPHPAATPSAPDSRPATPQGRVTPQGAAPQTKLRLGPVSPVPADTPDWTPSASRTQQARESFFQTPTAAPSPAGRAPAPADVPSGDGGREQALSFLQKTLPGLRDTGAQEPGRPSPVTSPALKSYTRTEGPRASPAAKLSRLASPQALNPPARTEPPAPLSRGTTSRASPPPQSSPVSSGAGKAGAGSRLKPEVPLAKGPSASPQEGQEDGPAGWRARLKPVEKKNPAERGPESKEPRVLGEPRAGEAPGKVPGSSAGHVHTPPAPLGPERTRGAASPGPGLSAASPSLSPAPTPTHRRKLAVPASLDVSGDWLCPEPRKQEAAAGSWKKEKEKPPAQDAPGRPVSSAGAPTLPGKAVTSASKLHPDYVPEEIQRQMQNIARQLDALELKGVELEKRLRAAEGDASEDALMVDWFQLIHDKQLLLRQESELMYKAKDQRLAEQQLDLEGELRRLMAKPESLKSSQDRQREQDLLSQYVNTVDDRSSIVDVLEEDRLREQEEDEVLQNMIQNLDLHRSSGDQRKNPKFRLSRIWSLKGRSKTPE